From one Xyrauchen texanus isolate HMW12.3.18 chromosome 17, RBS_HiC_50CHRs, whole genome shotgun sequence genomic stretch:
- the LOC127657682 gene encoding paraneoplastic antigen Ma1 homolog, with the protein MACLQTPFSVPDLKSWCRGEGIDPDYAIIVSRIPEETDVSKIEDTMHSIKALGRVRVRGRMYSQESQSLIVLCECREKVHGRRLPLDVLPVDGSDPWILSADRMEGNVLDVERESFVAPDESELREEHQESSLPNLLNASTPESIIRAVGELLAKTTKISSDSSSFRRLRTFSGITPIPAGEDNLENWMEQAMLMVEESDRSEKEKKLRIMESLRGPALEIIQAVRFTNAEASPKEYLTAIESAFGSSESGEDLYFKFRAVRQRQGECLSDFLRRLEKILIRVVQRGGLPAQSAGKARLEQLLRGATQSDIMLLQLRLRERKRNPPDFLDLLHEIREEEVRETERRKSNPTVRQVQVGSENIKDPFF; encoded by the coding sequence ATGGCTTGTTTGCAGACCCCTTTCTCAGTCCCTGACTTGAAAAGTTGGTGTCGAGGTGAAGGTATTGATCCAGATTATGCCATCATTGTGAGTAGAATTCCAGAAGAGACAGATGTTTCTAAAATTGAAGACACTATGCATTCCATCAAAGCCCTTGGAAGAGTCAGGGTAAGAGGACGGATGTATAGCCAGGAATCTCAGTCTCTGATAGTGCTATGTGAATGTCGTGAGAAGGTGCATGGAAGGAGACTCCCTCTTGATGTATTGCCTGTTGATGGATCAGACCCATGGATCCTGAGTGCTGACAGAATGGagggtaatgttttagatgttgAAAGGGAAAGTTTTGTTGCGCCTGATGAATCAGAGCTAAGAGAAGAACATCAAGAGTCAAGTTTACCTAACTTGTTAAATGCTTCTACGCCTGAGTCTATCATCAGGGCGGTGGGTGAATTGCTAGCTAAAACCACCAAAATCTCAAGTGATAGCAGTTCCTTCAGACGGCTGAGGACCTTTTCGGGTATCACTCCCATTCCAGCTGGAGAAGATAATTTAGAGAATTGGATGGAACAAGCAATGCTCATGGTTGAGGAAAGTGATCGTTCCGAAAAAGAAAAGAAGTTAAGGATTATGGAGAGTTTGCGTGGACCAGCCTTGGAGATCATCCAAGCGGTAAGGTTTACCAATGCTGAAGCATCTCCAAAAGAGTACTTAACAGCCATAGAGAGTGCTTTTGGAAGCTCAGAGTCTGGTGAAGATCTGTATTTCAAGTTCAGAGCAGTACGGCAACGTCAAGGAGAATGCTTGTCGGATTTTCTGAGAAGACTTGAGAAAATCTTGATCAGAGTTGTACAAAGAGGAGGGTTACCTGCCCAGTCTGCTGGAAAAGCACGTCTGGAGCAACTCCTTAGAGGAGCAACCCAGTCTGACATCATGCTGCTTCAGTTACGGCTAAGGGAACGAAAGCGTAACCCACCTGATTTcctagatctgctacatgagATTCGGGAAGAGGAGGTACGAGAAACTGAAAGACGAAAGTCTAATCCAACAGTTCGTCAAGTGCAGGTTGGAAGCGAGAATATCAAAGATCCATTCTTTTAA